The following proteins are encoded in a genomic region of Nitrospirota bacterium:
- a CDS encoding TusE/DsrC/DsvC family sulfur relay protein, with product MSVIEIEGKKIELDEEGYLVHSGDWNEKVACALADKEGVSKTCPLSADKIEILKFMREYFKKHNAFPITRAICKNVNQPAQCIPEKFLEPIKAWKIAGLPRPTDEVLSGLS from the coding sequence ATGTCGGTCATTGAAATTGAAGGAAAGAAGATCGAATTAGATGAAGAAGGCTATCTCGTTCACTCCGGAGACTGGAATGAAAAGGTTGCCTGTGCTCTTGCAGACAAGGAAGGAGTGAGTAAAACCTGTCCGCTGTCGGCTGATAAAATAGAAATATTAAAGTTCATGAGAGAGTATTTCAAAAAACATAATGCATTTCCCATAACTCGCGCAATATGCAAAAATGTAAATCAGCCAGCACAGTGTATCCCTGAAAAGTTCCTAGAGCCAATTAAGGCATGGAAAATAGCAGGTCTTCCAAGGCCAACAGATGAGGTGCTGTCTGGTCTGTCTTGA
- a CDS encoding PilZ domain-containing protein: MLKTKLKDSRRHVRKIGSGTVEYSVISSGNNRVSYGIISDVSSSGMCLLTSIPLQHGERVLVKKGLQPSRTAEVLWSDAGAFYYKAGIRFLKKGG; encoded by the coding sequence ATGCTCAAAACAAAATTAAAAGACAGCAGGCGACATGTGCGTAAAATAGGGAGTGGAACCGTAGAGTATTCAGTCATTTCTTCCGGTAACAATAGAGTGTCATACGGTATCATTTCAGATGTAAGTTCATCAGGCATGTGTCTCTTGACATCTATCCCGCTGCAGCACGGCGAGAGGGTACTGGTAAAAAAAGGTCTCCAGCCTTCCAGGACAGCGGAGGTGCTTTGGAGCGATGCAGGTGCTTTTTACTATAAGGCAGGAATTAGATTCCTAAAAAAAGGAGGGTAA